A genomic window from Anticarsia gemmatalis isolate Benzon Research Colony breed Stoneville strain chromosome 6, ilAntGemm2 primary, whole genome shotgun sequence includes:
- the LOC142973750 gene encoding bolA-like protein DDB_G0274169 produces the protein MSVILRSGFYNIHRKMSNVCGIVQQRMKEKLENALDPVHLNLINESYMHNVPQGAETHFKVLVVSNKFDNVSLVERHRMVNNILKEELETGVHALSILAKTPKQWNPQEAVESSPNCRGGFGK, from the exons atgagtGTCATTCTGCGTTCGG gtTTTTACAATATCCATAGGAAAATGTCTAATGTGTGCGGAATAGTACAACAAAGGATGAAAGAGAAGTTAGAGAATGCTCTAGATCCTGTACACTTAAATCTGATTAATGAATCGTACATGCACAATGTTCCTCAAGGTGCTGAAACTCATTTCAAAGTATTGGTAGTGTCCAACAAGTTTGATAATGTCTCATTGGTTGAG AGACACCGCATGGTGAACAACATTCTGAAAGAGGAATTAGAGACAGGAGTGCATGCTCTATCCATATTAGCTAAAACTCCTAAACAATGGAATCCTCAGGAAGCAGTGGAAAGTAGTCCTAATTGCAGAGGAGGCTTTGGAAAATAG